From Arcobacter lacus, the proteins below share one genomic window:
- a CDS encoding cold-shock protein, translating to MANQNIGTVKWFNSEKGFGFIQLENEDQEFFVHHSEINSLNYGRSTLNDGQKVSFEIGKNDKGPQAKNVRAI from the coding sequence ATGGCAAATCAAAATATCGGAACAGTAAAATGGTTCAACAGTGAAAAAGGTTTTGGGTTTATCCAATTAGAAAATGAAGATCAAGAGTTTTTTGTTCACCATAGTGAAATTAATTCATTAAATTACGGAAGATCTACATTAAATGATGGTCAAAAAGTATCTTTTGAAATCGGTAAAAACGATAAAGGTCCTCAAGCAAAAAATGTTAGAGCTATCTAA